A single window of Nocardioides kongjuensis DNA harbors:
- a CDS encoding wax ester/triacylglycerol synthase family O-acyltransferase — protein MDRVRPRDLTFLEQESAETPQHNATIEIFDPGEGPDAFDHARLVGLIRDRIAFVPRYRQRLQAVPGHLANPVWVDDEKFDIGFHVRRSALPRPGTSAQLLELVSRIVSRPLDRTRPLWEIYFVEGLEGGRVALLSKTHQALVDGVHTVDLGQLLLDLQPEARALEPDDWQPRRSPNPANLLATAVRENLTDPGELLDTVRTGSRALARTADQRSERARSFLAAATGRRPKTRGVINGPLSQQRRVVTVETRLADYRRIREAHGGTVNDVILATVTGALRAWLMTRSESMGGLRQVRAVVPVSVIDEELEATSLGSQIAAHFVDLPIGETSPVVRLHQVSYSFQAHKDTGRSVAANRLAGIAGFAPTTFHAIGSRVASVELRRGYQLSVTNVPGPQAPLYAAGARMLASYPVPPLTPGHPLAIGVTSYDGGVYYGITADRDWIPDAEVLGACLREALDELIDLSSASRQRAPRGRRTTKSTSKGSAKDKQD, from the coding sequence GTGGATCGGGTACGCCCACGGGACCTGACGTTCCTCGAGCAGGAGTCGGCGGAGACCCCGCAGCACAACGCGACCATCGAGATCTTCGATCCCGGTGAGGGCCCGGACGCGTTCGACCACGCCCGTCTCGTCGGGCTGATCCGCGACCGGATCGCGTTCGTGCCGCGCTACCGCCAGCGGCTGCAGGCGGTGCCGGGGCACCTCGCCAACCCGGTGTGGGTCGACGACGAGAAGTTCGACATCGGCTTCCACGTACGACGCTCGGCGCTGCCGCGGCCCGGCACCTCCGCCCAGCTCCTCGAGCTCGTCTCGCGGATCGTGTCCCGACCGCTCGACCGCACCCGCCCGCTGTGGGAGATCTACTTCGTCGAGGGCCTCGAGGGCGGCCGGGTCGCGCTGCTCTCCAAGACCCACCAGGCGCTGGTGGACGGCGTCCACACCGTCGACCTGGGCCAGCTGCTGCTCGACCTGCAGCCCGAGGCGCGCGCGCTCGAGCCCGACGACTGGCAGCCGCGCCGCTCGCCCAACCCGGCCAACCTGCTGGCCACGGCCGTGCGCGAGAACCTCACCGACCCGGGCGAGCTCCTCGACACCGTCCGCACCGGCTCCCGGGCCCTGGCCCGCACTGCCGACCAGCGCAGCGAGCGGGCGCGTTCGTTCCTCGCCGCGGCGACCGGTCGCCGTCCCAAGACGCGTGGGGTCATCAACGGCCCGCTCTCCCAGCAGCGTCGCGTCGTCACCGTCGAGACCCGCCTGGCCGACTACCGCCGGATCCGCGAGGCCCACGGCGGCACCGTCAACGACGTCATCCTCGCCACCGTCACCGGCGCCCTCCGGGCCTGGCTGATGACCCGCTCCGAGTCGATGGGCGGGCTGCGCCAGGTGCGCGCCGTCGTCCCTGTCTCGGTCATCGACGAGGAGCTCGAGGCGACCTCTCTCGGCAGCCAGATCGCCGCCCACTTCGTCGACCTGCCGATCGGCGAGACGAGCCCGGTGGTCAGGCTGCACCAGGTGTCCTACTCCTTCCAGGCCCACAAGGACACCGGCCGCAGCGTGGCTGCCAACCGGCTCGCCGGCATCGCCGGCTTCGCGCCGACCACCTTCCACGCCATCGGCTCGCGCGTCGCCTCCGTCGAGCTGCGCCGCGGCTACCAGCTCTCGGTCACCAACGTCCCCGGGCCGCAGGCCCCGCTGTACGCCGCCGGCGCCCGCATGCTCGCCAGCTACCCGGTCCCGCCGCTCACGCCCGGGCACCCCCTGGCGATCGGCGTGACGTCCTACGACGGCGGCGTCTACTACGGCATCACCGCCGACCGGGACTGGATCCCCGACGCAGAGGTACTGGGCGCCTGCCTGCGCGAGGCGCTCGACGAGCTGATCGACCTGTCCTCGGCCAGCCGGCAGCGCGCGCCCCGCGGGCGTCGTACGACGAAGTCCACCAGCAAGGGGTCCGCGAAGGACAAGCAGGACTGA
- a CDS encoding helix-turn-helix domain-containing protein: MPDRPGQPGSPRFLTLADVAEVLNTSSAQVYALVRRGELPAIKIGGRGQWRVEASRLEDYIAQQYRHTEQYVAEHPFVESEVD, encoded by the coding sequence ATGCCCGACCGTCCCGGCCAGCCCGGCAGCCCGCGGTTCCTGACGCTCGCCGACGTCGCCGAGGTGCTCAACACCTCGAGCGCGCAGGTCTACGCGCTGGTCCGCCGCGGCGAGCTGCCTGCCATCAAGATCGGCGGGCGCGGGCAGTGGCGGGTGGAGGCCAGCCGGCTCGAGGACTACATCGCGCAGCAGTACCGCCACACCGAGCAGTACGTCGCCGAGCACCCGTTCGTGGAGTCCGAGGTCGACTGA
- a CDS encoding trypsin-like peptidase domain-containing protein: MTDAHDPDHEPTEPLAPLAPLDVPSSETTAEPQPAPEPAHTQWAPPSPGVAPLPDAAPEPTTPLPGLAPSLMPPPPTPGPVPPAAPDLTVRMPAPSAERGTRPAGWVIPVVAAIALVVGLGGGLLGALAYDKISADSPSGPGYSGDGLAGVDLEKDPPLAAPGSVADVAQAVLPSTVQIIAEYGGEAAGATGSGWVMDGDGHIVTNNHVVAEAAKDKGPIVVVDHDRNRYDAEVVGRSPIYDLAVLYVKKHDNLKPAKLGYAAKLQVGEPVVAIGSPLNLPDTVTSGIVSYLHRPVTTGSTAEDSSWIDAIQTDAAINPGNSGGPLVNQKGEVIGVNSAIATAGGGSVDSEAGNIGVGFAIPVEQVRVTADQILKTGKAQYPVIGAKVKTGGQPSGEGAELDEIIANSPAEKAGLHRGDVITRVNGSRVADGTALIVAIRTYQPGQTIEFTITRGAKEKKVKVTLDGEEG; encoded by the coding sequence GTGACCGACGCGCACGACCCCGACCACGAGCCCACCGAGCCGCTCGCGCCCCTGGCGCCGCTCGACGTGCCGTCGTCCGAGACCACCGCGGAGCCCCAGCCGGCTCCCGAGCCGGCCCACACCCAGTGGGCGCCGCCGTCGCCCGGCGTCGCGCCGCTCCCCGACGCGGCTCCCGAGCCGACGACGCCACTGCCGGGTCTCGCCCCGTCGCTGATGCCGCCCCCGCCGACGCCCGGGCCGGTTCCTCCCGCCGCGCCCGACCTGACCGTGCGGATGCCCGCGCCGAGCGCCGAGCGCGGCACGAGGCCAGCCGGCTGGGTGATCCCCGTCGTGGCCGCGATCGCGCTGGTGGTCGGCCTGGGCGGCGGCCTGCTCGGCGCGCTGGCCTACGACAAGATCTCGGCCGACTCCCCGTCCGGACCCGGCTACTCCGGCGACGGCCTCGCCGGCGTCGACCTCGAGAAGGACCCGCCGCTGGCGGCGCCCGGCTCGGTCGCCGACGTCGCCCAGGCCGTGCTGCCCAGCACGGTCCAGATCATCGCCGAGTACGGCGGCGAGGCCGCCGGCGCGACCGGCTCGGGCTGGGTCATGGACGGCGACGGCCACATCGTCACCAACAACCACGTCGTCGCCGAGGCTGCCAAGGACAAGGGGCCGATCGTCGTGGTCGACCACGACCGCAACCGGTACGACGCCGAGGTGGTCGGCCGCAGCCCCATCTACGACCTCGCCGTGCTGTACGTGAAGAAGCACGACAACCTCAAGCCCGCCAAGCTCGGCTACGCCGCCAAGCTGCAGGTCGGTGAGCCGGTCGTGGCGATCGGCTCCCCGCTGAACCTGCCCGACACGGTCACCTCCGGCATCGTGAGCTACCTGCACCGCCCCGTCACCACGGGCTCCACGGCCGAGGACTCGTCCTGGATCGACGCGATCCAGACCGACGCGGCGATCAACCCCGGCAACTCGGGCGGCCCGCTGGTCAACCAGAAGGGCGAGGTGATCGGCGTCAACTCCGCCATCGCCACGGCCGGCGGCGGATCCGTCGACTCCGAGGCCGGCAACATCGGCGTCGGCTTCGCGATCCCGGTCGAGCAGGTCAGGGTCACGGCCGACCAGATCCTCAAGACCGGCAAGGCGCAGTACCCCGTCATCGGCGCCAAGGTGAAGACCGGCGGCCAGCCGTCCGGCGAAGGGGCCGAGCTCGACGAGATCATCGCGAACAGCCCCGCCGAGAAGGCCGGCCTCCACCGCGGCGACGTGATCACCCGCGTCAACGGCAGCCGGGTCGCCGACGGCACCGCGCTGATCGTCGCCATCCGGACCTACCAGCCCGGTCAGACCATCGAGTTCACGATCACCCGTGGTGCGAAGGAGAAGAAGGTCAAGGTGACCCTCGACGGCGAGGAGGGGTAG
- the sigE gene encoding RNA polymerase sigma factor SigE: MKEPVDPRPQPTGQGQSDLDWGTIVEEHSDRVYRLALRLTGNRHDAEDLTQEVFVRVFRSLHTYTPGTFEGWLHRITTNLFLDQARRKQRIRFDALSDERAARLASASPAPDLAYADQMLDDDVAAALAALPPDFRAAVVLCDIEGLSYEEIAEILGAKLGTVRSRIHRGRALLRSALAHRAPAAGRTRYAGPAPLAVGGGVAT, encoded by the coding sequence ATGAAGGAGCCCGTCGATCCCCGTCCCCAGCCCACGGGGCAGGGGCAGTCCGACCTGGACTGGGGAACCATCGTCGAGGAGCACTCCGACCGCGTCTACCGCCTGGCGCTGCGCCTGACCGGCAACCGCCACGACGCCGAGGACCTCACCCAGGAGGTCTTCGTGCGCGTCTTCCGCTCGCTGCACACCTACACCCCCGGCACGTTCGAGGGGTGGCTGCACCGGATCACCACGAACCTGTTCCTCGACCAGGCCCGCCGCAAGCAGCGGATCCGCTTCGACGCGCTCTCCGACGAGCGTGCCGCCCGCCTCGCGAGCGCCTCGCCCGCCCCCGACCTGGCGTACGCCGACCAGATGCTCGACGACGACGTCGCGGCCGCCCTGGCCGCCCTGCCCCCGGACTTCCGCGCCGCCGTCGTGCTGTGCGACATCGAGGGTCTCAGCTACGAGGAGATCGCCGAGATCCTCGGCGCCAAGCTCGGCACCGTCCGCTCCCGGATCCACCGCGGGCGCGCGCTGCTGCGCTCCGCGCTCGCCCACCGGGCCCCTGCGGCCGGTCGCACCCGGTACGCCGGGCCCGCGCCGCTCGCCGTCGGCGGGGGAGTCGCGACGTGA
- a CDS encoding O-methyltransferase has protein sequence MAPTPINATSWTFADTYVGEDDVLAAARTRAEEVGVTPIGAGTGATLRFLAAALEARAVVEIGTGTGVSGVWLLRGMRPDGVLTTVDVEAEHQRLAKESFKDAGFAPQRVRTIAGSALDVLPRLTDGHYDIVFADGDKREYGAYLSEALRLLRPGGVVAFDNALWHDRVADPAQRDDETVAIRELVQQVAATDGLVPALLPVGDGLLVAKKEWVPEAD, from the coding sequence GTGGCTCCGACACCGATCAACGCGACCAGCTGGACCTTCGCCGACACCTACGTCGGGGAGGACGACGTCCTCGCCGCCGCGCGCACGCGTGCCGAGGAGGTCGGCGTGACCCCGATCGGCGCCGGCACCGGAGCCACCCTGCGCTTCCTCGCCGCGGCGCTCGAGGCGCGCGCCGTGGTCGAGATCGGCACCGGGACCGGCGTCTCCGGCGTGTGGCTGCTGCGCGGCATGCGCCCCGACGGCGTGCTGACCACGGTCGACGTCGAGGCCGAGCACCAGCGCCTGGCCAAGGAGTCGTTCAAGGACGCCGGGTTCGCCCCGCAGCGGGTCCGGACGATCGCGGGCTCCGCGCTCGACGTGCTCCCCCGGCTGACCGACGGCCACTACGACATCGTGTTCGCCGACGGCGACAAGCGTGAGTACGGCGCCTACCTGTCCGAGGCACTGCGCCTGCTCCGCCCCGGCGGCGTGGTCGCGTTCGACAACGCCCTGTGGCACGACCGGGTCGCGGACCCGGCCCAGCGCGACGACGAGACGGTCGCGATCCGCGAGCTGGTGCAGCAGGTCGCGGCCACCGACGGCCTGGTCCCGGCGCTGCTGCCCGTCGGCGACGGTCTGCTGGTCGCCAAGAAGGAGTGGGTCCCGGAAGCGGACTGA
- a CDS encoding acyl-ACP desaturase translates to MTSTGTTAPQHLLEDLEPVVATNLDRHLAIAQEWHPHDYIPWSRGRDFAMLGGEDYSPEQSELSDVAKAAMFTNLLTEDNLPSYHREIATRFGRDGAWGTWVGRWTAEENRHGIALRDYLVVTRGVDPVELERARMDYMTTGYDSGDKTALEAVAYVSFQELATRVSHRNTGRATGDPVADALLARIAKDENLHMIFYRNIVAAALDIAPDETMRAIADEVIGFEMPGATMAGFRRSSMMIAKAGIYDLRLHHDEVIMPVLRHWDVFGRSGLGPVGEQAREELGTFLAALDEQATAFVDRRAEQRARQAAGSGEPQVIVT, encoded by the coding sequence ATGACCAGCACCGGGACCACCGCGCCGCAGCACCTCCTCGAGGACCTCGAGCCCGTCGTCGCGACCAACCTCGACCGGCACCTCGCGATCGCGCAGGAGTGGCACCCGCACGACTACATCCCCTGGAGTCGTGGTCGTGACTTCGCGATGCTCGGCGGCGAGGACTACTCCCCCGAGCAGTCCGAGCTGTCGGACGTCGCCAAGGCGGCGATGTTCACCAACCTCCTGACCGAGGACAACCTGCCGTCGTACCACCGCGAGATCGCCACCCGCTTCGGCCGCGACGGTGCCTGGGGCACGTGGGTCGGGCGGTGGACCGCGGAGGAGAACCGGCACGGCATCGCCCTGCGCGACTACCTCGTCGTGACCCGGGGCGTGGACCCGGTCGAGCTCGAGCGGGCGCGGATGGACTACATGACCACCGGCTACGACTCAGGCGACAAGACCGCGCTCGAGGCGGTCGCCTACGTCTCGTTCCAGGAGCTCGCCACGCGGGTCTCGCACCGCAACACCGGCAGGGCCACCGGCGATCCCGTCGCGGACGCCCTGCTCGCGCGGATCGCCAAGGACGAGAACCTGCACATGATCTTCTACCGCAACATCGTCGCGGCGGCGCTGGACATCGCCCCCGACGAGACCATGCGCGCGATCGCCGACGAGGTGATCGGCTTCGAGATGCCGGGCGCCACCATGGCCGGGTTCCGCCGCAGCTCGATGATGATCGCCAAGGCGGGCATCTACGACCTGCGGCTGCACCACGACGAGGTGATCATGCCCGTCCTGCGCCACTGGGACGTCTTCGGCCGCTCCGGGCTCGGTCCCGTCGGCGAGCAGGCACGCGAGGAGCTGGGCACCTTCCTCGCGGCACTCGACGAGCAGGCGACCGCCTTCGTCGACCGGCGCGCGGAGCAGCGCGCCCGGCAGGCGGCGGGCTCCGGGGAGCCACAGGTCATCGTGACCTGA
- a CDS encoding leucyl aminopeptidase family protein: MSSADAGPVLPGQVSPPEFAASELLPGSIKGVDVVALPVLPGDDGGLLLGPGAAELADELGMDLVGIAEVHGLTGASAEVAVVPVPEGTPSNPALRVVLLVGVGAARPIDLRRAGAAMARAARDRAAVVTSIPAVAEDTSPDDPIALEAFVAGTMLGSFVFHWRSTGPEHQPVRRVVLSAAGTDRAALERAVALGGAGWRSRLLATVPSNLKNPAWLATQAEEIAQASGLDVRIWDERDLARDGFGGILAVGAASATPPRLIRLDYTPAGVSARAAKKLPVVVLVGKGITFDTGGLSIKPAASMGSMKRDMTGGAVVLATMAALADVDCPVRVIGLVAAAENAISGSALRPGDVITHRGGRTTEVGNTDAEGRLVLADALAYAVAELDPAVVVDVATLTGAVKVALGQQVGGLFANDDALAAALDTAGARSGEPLWRFPLYRGYEDKLASKVADASNDPGGPGAITAALFLQPFVGDVPWAHLDIASVGDVEKEWHEWTVGPSGFGSRLLLSWLGSADPVAGIG; the protein is encoded by the coding sequence ATGTCATCGGCTGACGCAGGCCCGGTCCTGCCGGGTCAGGTCTCACCTCCCGAGTTCGCTGCGAGCGAGCTGCTCCCCGGCTCCATCAAGGGCGTCGACGTCGTCGCGCTACCGGTCCTGCCGGGCGACGACGGTGGCCTGCTGCTCGGCCCCGGTGCCGCGGAGCTCGCCGACGAGCTCGGCATGGACCTCGTGGGCATCGCCGAGGTCCACGGCCTGACCGGCGCCAGCGCCGAGGTGGCGGTCGTTCCCGTGCCGGAAGGTACGCCGAGCAACCCGGCCCTGCGCGTGGTGCTGCTCGTCGGGGTGGGCGCTGCTCGCCCGATCGACCTGCGCCGTGCGGGCGCCGCGATGGCCAGGGCCGCCCGCGACCGCGCCGCCGTCGTCACCTCGATCCCGGCCGTCGCCGAGGACACCTCGCCCGACGACCCGATCGCGCTCGAGGCGTTCGTGGCCGGCACCATGCTCGGCTCGTTCGTCTTCCACTGGCGCTCGACCGGCCCTGAGCACCAGCCCGTGCGCCGCGTGGTGCTGTCCGCCGCCGGCACCGACCGCGCCGCCCTGGAGCGCGCCGTGGCCCTCGGTGGCGCCGGCTGGCGCTCCCGGCTGCTGGCGACGGTCCCGTCGAACCTGAAGAACCCCGCCTGGCTGGCCACGCAGGCCGAGGAGATCGCGCAGGCGAGCGGCCTCGACGTACGCATCTGGGACGAGCGCGACCTCGCCCGCGACGGCTTCGGCGGCATCCTCGCCGTCGGCGCCGCCTCCGCGACGCCGCCGCGCCTGATCCGCCTCGACTACACCCCGGCCGGGGTCTCGGCCCGCGCGGCGAAGAAGCTCCCGGTCGTCGTCCTCGTCGGCAAGGGCATCACCTTCGACACCGGCGGGCTGTCCATCAAGCCCGCCGCCTCGATGGGCTCGATGAAGCGCGACATGACCGGCGGTGCCGTGGTCCTGGCGACCATGGCCGCCCTCGCCGACGTCGACTGCCCGGTCCGCGTGATCGGCCTGGTCGCCGCCGCCGAGAACGCCATCTCCGGCAGCGCGCTGCGCCCCGGCGACGTGATCACCCACCGCGGCGGACGCACCACCGAGGTCGGCAACACCGACGCCGAGGGCCGGCTGGTCCTCGCCGACGCCCTGGCATACGCCGTCGCCGAGCTCGACCCCGCCGTCGTCGTCGACGTCGCCACCCTGACCGGTGCGGTGAAGGTCGCGCTCGGCCAGCAGGTCGGTGGCCTGTTCGCCAACGACGACGCCCTCGCCGCCGCCCTCGACACCGCCGGCGCCCGGTCGGGGGAGCCGCTGTGGCGCTTCCCGCTCTACCGCGGCTACGAGGACAAGCTCGCCTCGAAGGTCGCCGACGCGTCCAACGACCCCGGCGGCCCCGGCGCCATCACGGCCGCGCTGTTCCTGCAGCCGTTCGTCGGCGACGTGCCGTGGGCGCACCTCGACATCGCCTCGGTCGGCGACGTGGAGAAGGAGTGGCACGAGTGGACCGTCGGTCCCTCGGGCTTCGGCTCCCGGCTGCTGCTGTCGTGGCTCGGCTCGGCCGACCCGGTGGCGGGCATCGGCTGA
- a CDS encoding DUF3117 domain-containing protein, with protein MAAMKPRTGDGPLEVTKEGRGIVMRVPLEGGGRLVVELNAEEAAALGDALQNVIG; from the coding sequence ATGGCGGCGATGAAGCCTCGGACCGGCGACGGTCCGCTCGAGGTCACCAAGGAGGGTCGCGGCATCGTGATGCGCGTCCCGCTCGAAGGTGGTGGCCGGCTCGTGGTCGAGCTCAACGCCGAGGAGGCTGCCGCTCTGGGCGACGCGCTCCAGAATGTCATCGGCTGA
- a CDS encoding DUF6278 family protein, producing MSHPMMWVFAVLIVLAMGGVALLASGRGEPMAPAYDDRPDALVPAARPVRAEDLRRVRFSLALRGYRMSEVDLLLSRLAREMEGERPDVVPDSGPAPTGLVRVIAEKWAAEHPAGTDILDFSVESVDQVESSLDQWSRRPGHGPAADQAEVWAAGAYLGEVLVRAVPGAAWSTRSGSDGVPVVTLPSGRVEDPIGRAMARFDGDEHDSVIDFVDGVLTADR from the coding sequence ATGTCCCACCCGATGATGTGGGTGTTCGCCGTCCTCATCGTGCTCGCGATGGGCGGGGTGGCACTGCTCGCCTCGGGGCGTGGGGAGCCGATGGCGCCGGCGTACGACGACCGGCCGGACGCCCTGGTCCCCGCCGCCCGCCCCGTGCGGGCCGAGGACCTGCGGCGGGTGCGTTTCTCCCTCGCGCTGCGCGGCTACCGGATGTCGGAGGTCGACCTGCTCCTCTCGCGGCTGGCACGCGAGATGGAGGGCGAGCGTCCCGACGTCGTACCCGACAGCGGGCCGGCACCCACCGGCCTGGTCCGCGTGATCGCCGAGAAGTGGGCGGCCGAGCACCCCGCAGGCACCGACATCCTCGACTTCTCCGTCGAGAGCGTCGACCAGGTGGAGTCCTCGCTCGACCAGTGGTCGCGCCGTCCCGGCCACGGACCGGCGGCCGACCAGGCCGAGGTCTGGGCAGCCGGGGCGTACCTCGGTGAGGTCCTGGTCCGGGCCGTGCCCGGTGCTGCCTGGTCGACCCGCAGCGGGTCCGACGGCGTGCCGGTCGTGACGCTGCCGTCGGGCCGGGTCGAGGACCCGATCGGCCGCGCGATGGCGCGCTTCGACGGCGACGAGCACGACAGCGTCATCGACTTCGTGGACGGCGTGCTGACCGCCGACCGCTGA
- a CDS encoding TIGR00730 family Rossman fold protein yields MTRRSGPGPRPSAGRPEGSTTDQRLLDTTGDADWVHTDPWRVLKIQAEFVEGFNDLAEVGPAISVFGSARIPPTHPAYDIGVRVGSALVKAGFAVITGGGPGAMEAANKGATEAGGESIGLGIELPWEAKLNDYVGFGLNFRYFFVRKMMFVKYSQGYVVLPGGLGTLDELFEAMTLAQTLKITQFPIVLMGVEHWQGLLDWMQGSMLEDARIKQADLDMLTLTDDVDEAVALMVAAREKHG; encoded by the coding sequence ATGACCAGGCGCAGCGGACCCGGACCTCGCCCCAGCGCGGGCCGTCCCGAGGGATCCACCACCGACCAGCGGCTGCTCGACACCACCGGTGACGCCGACTGGGTCCACACCGACCCCTGGCGGGTGCTGAAGATCCAGGCCGAGTTCGTCGAGGGGTTCAACGACCTGGCCGAGGTGGGTCCCGCGATCTCCGTGTTCGGCTCGGCGCGGATCCCGCCGACGCACCCCGCGTACGACATCGGGGTGCGGGTCGGCAGCGCGCTGGTGAAGGCCGGCTTCGCGGTCATCACCGGCGGCGGACCCGGCGCGATGGAGGCCGCCAACAAGGGTGCGACGGAGGCCGGCGGCGAGAGCATCGGCCTCGGCATCGAGCTGCCCTGGGAGGCCAAGCTCAACGACTACGTCGGCTTCGGGCTCAACTTCCGCTACTTCTTCGTGCGCAAGATGATGTTCGTGAAGTACAGCCAGGGCTACGTCGTGCTCCCCGGCGGACTGGGCACCCTCGACGAGCTGTTCGAGGCGATGACGCTCGCCCAGACCCTCAAGATCACCCAGTTCCCGATCGTGCTGATGGGCGTGGAGCACTGGCAGGGCCTGCTCGACTGGATGCAGGGCTCGATGCTCGAGGACGCCCGCATCAAGCAGGCGGACCTCGACATGCTCACCCTCACCGACGACGTCGACGAGGCCGTGGCGCTGATGGTCGCGGCCCGCGAGAAGCACGGCTGA
- the dapE gene encoding succinyl-diaminopimelate desuccinylase, producing the protein MPGSPTQLDLTTDVITLTRQLVDVESVSRDEQEIADAVEAALRTLPHLTVVRRGHTVVARTDLGRPSRVVIAGHLDTVPVNDNLPSRYDEAAGILHGLGTCDMKGGDAVILRLAATVTEPVHDVTYVLYEAEEIESLYNGLRLLGESDPELLEADFAILMEPSNAGVEAGCQGTLRVEVRTRGERAHSARSWRGVNAIHGAAEVLTRLNAYEARRPVIDGLEYHEGLNAVGIRGGVAGNVIPDECVVTVNFRFAPDRSEADALAYVEEFFAGFEVTLTDTAPGALPGLERPAAKAFVAAVGGQVAPKFGWTDVARFTVLGVPAVNYGPGDPMLAHKQDEHVEVAQIVRCEQQLRQWLTKPQEEQA; encoded by the coding sequence GATGTCATCACCCTGACCCGCCAGCTGGTCGACGTCGAGTCGGTCAGCCGCGACGAGCAGGAGATCGCCGACGCCGTCGAGGCCGCGCTCCGGACGCTGCCGCACCTCACCGTCGTCCGGCGCGGGCACACGGTCGTGGCACGTACCGACCTCGGCCGCCCGAGCCGCGTCGTCATCGCCGGGCACCTCGACACGGTGCCGGTCAACGACAACCTCCCGAGCCGGTACGACGAGGCGGCGGGCATCCTGCACGGCCTCGGCACCTGCGACATGAAGGGCGGCGACGCCGTCATCCTCAGGCTCGCCGCCACCGTGACCGAGCCGGTCCACGACGTGACGTACGTGCTCTACGAGGCCGAGGAGATCGAGTCGCTCTACAACGGCCTGCGGCTGCTGGGGGAGTCCGACCCCGAGCTGCTCGAGGCCGACTTCGCGATCTTGATGGAGCCGTCCAACGCCGGCGTCGAGGCCGGCTGCCAGGGCACCCTGCGCGTCGAGGTCCGCACCCGCGGCGAGCGGGCCCACTCCGCACGCAGCTGGCGCGGGGTCAACGCGATCCACGGGGCGGCCGAGGTCCTCACCCGGCTCAACGCGTACGAGGCGCGCAGGCCGGTCATCGACGGGCTGGAGTACCACGAGGGACTCAACGCGGTCGGCATCCGGGGCGGCGTCGCGGGCAACGTGATCCCCGACGAGTGCGTGGTCACGGTCAACTTCCGCTTCGCCCCCGACCGCTCCGAGGCCGATGCGCTGGCGTACGTCGAGGAGTTCTTCGCCGGCTTCGAGGTCACCCTGACCGACACCGCTCCCGGCGCACTGCCCGGTCTGGAGCGGCCCGCCGCGAAGGCCTTCGTCGCGGCGGTCGGCGGGCAGGTCGCCCCGAAGTTCGGCTGGACCGACGTCGCCCGGTTCACCGTGCTCGGCGTGCCGGCAGTCAACTACGGCCCCGGCGACCCGATGCTGGCCCACAAGCAGGACGAGCACGTCGAGGTTGCCCAGATCGTGCGCTGCGAGCAGCAGCTGCGGCAGTGGCTCACCAAGCCCCAGGAGGAGCAGGCATGA